A window of Cydia strobilella chromosome 22, ilCydStro3.1, whole genome shotgun sequence genomic DNA:
TAAAAGTTTTAGCGGCATTTGGTTTTTATGTCTGCGCACAAATGAAGGTCACATTAAGGACTGGAAAACATTACTGTGTAGTTCATGGACttttaataatacctattaaaatttgtgagttaaaacataaacataacaaTAGTTAGGGCCCAGCTTTGTTTGTATTCAATATCCAAGTTTCACATGCCAAATGGCAGAATatgctatattatatatagcccgctccagactacgtggcgcgaagccgcgaacgcgagtgtggagtcgatttcgctgattagcgaactagactccagactcgcgtttgcggcttcgcgccgagattcgcgcatgagtgtggagaaCCCTTATGGATGAGACTATAGTATATAAGTGCATGCGCTGTATATGTATTCAAGTGAataaaatcattcattcatttatgaTGATTCATTAATcatcatatgtatgtatgtataaactctttattgtacaaagacatagaacacaaatatggcacagaaataggcagtacaaaggcgaacttatccctttaagggatttcttccagttaacctttgagtagatgagaattgatgaagaacggtagacaaatatagcactgcgtacaattgttcagcgttggaggtaatggcgaccaaatgaaagcagagaatctgatatcttaatttaatgttttacagaaggctggttagaaaaagagggcttatctacatacatgtagaagcttatatagtaaagtacagcgccacactatgacactacggattggttaggaactattacatacattgacatagctaacagcttattgagcacttaaactagtacacaatagtttcggtagatgtcacctttacatatcataggacgattgagagacttaatctgtctagattaggtaagtaggtacttaggtatgctaatacctacttatctgctacttgttaagataggtcttaacattttgccaccccttgaaatagttaatgttttatgagtaacattaggtatttcaaagaataggctttatacattttacctatcagtaaggatgggcagagttctttgttacgagttatagttaggtaattacttaaattttaattagatctgtgcccattcttataaatgaaacaacaataggaaatgatttttattttaaatagggagtaggtattctaattatgtacataggtactaggtaagtaaggtaatttaggtacttaattatacttattagacacttagttataattatttgaactttacattaggttggtactgttggtaggtatttactatttatatgACTTCACCCGAAGTAGGTAATGGACAAATGTTATTGAACGCGCGTTGGATGTCCCCTCTGGCGGTTCGGATGACGGCCACCCTGGTGACGCCATCCCGGCCCGGCTGCGTCGCGACGATCTTGCCCAGCCTCCACCGGCAGGGCGGCAGACGCTCGTCTCGTACCAGGACGACGGTGTCGACTGCGAGGCTTGGGCCGCGCGCGCTCCTCCACTTCGTGCGTTCCTGCAGCGTTCCGATGTAGTCACGTGACCAGCGCCGCCAGAAGTCCTGCGTGATTTGTTGCAAAAGTTGATAGTGAGTTAATCGGTTCTTTGGTACATGGTTATAATCTTCGTCCGGAAGTGAATTTGGTGCTTTTCCAATTAAAAAGTGAGCTGGCGTAAGGACAGGATAGTCAGGATTTGAACTAGGTAAGGGACATAGTGGCCTAGAATTTACCATAGATTCTACCTGATATAGGATTGATACAAATTGTTCGTAAGTTAACAAAGATAACCCTAACactctttttaaatgatatttggtaagttttatactagattcccATAGGGACCCCATATGAGGTGTATAGACAGGAATAAAACTCCATTTTATGCCCTCGTCTGCGCAATGAGATACTAGCTCGCTCGAGCTgtcctgtaggtatttttgtaaatcttttagCTCGTTACTAGCCCCATGAAAGGTTGTTGAATTGTCACTCACCAACTCCTTCGGTTTACCTCTCCTGGCGATGAATCGTCGCAGCGCCGCCAGGAAATTGGCTGACTCGAGCCCTGTAATTAATTCGAGATGAATTGCCTTTgttgcaaaacaaataaacactgcTATATAGCACTTAGAGACCTTGTAACCACGCCCTGTcctatctctaatgttataaggTCCTCCATAATCGATACCCGTGATAGCAAAGGGGGGGGAAGGATTTACCCTTGAGGGGGGTAAGTTTCCCATTATAGGGTTAGTAGTCTTTGGATTTGCTCTAAAACACGGAacgcatttatttacaattttcgagGCTAACATCCTACCTTTTGTTGGCCAGATGCGCTCGCGAATAGTTGAAAGTAATAACTGAGGGCCAGCGTGCAGAGTACGTATATGTGCGTTTGCCATCAGTAGTTTGGTAAGCGCGTGCTCGTGACTTAATATTAAaggatgttttttttcatatgcatAATGCGAAAGACCGATTCGTCCGCCTACGCGAACGAGTCCGTCCTTCATGAATGGgtgtaaagataatatttttgatttgttaagaaccggtttattgttttgcaataatttatattcgtgtgggaatgattccatttgtgcatgtctaat
This region includes:
- the LOC134751481 gene encoding uncharacterized protein LOC134751481 isoform X9, producing MTIVRKPRRSNPSDFKTFLKNRADRLEATSPAVPSDAPSTSKKAMVTTSEPIKGSSQPISWRRCDDSSPGEVNRRSWTSGGAGHVTTSERCRNARSGGARAAQASQSTPSSWYETSVCRPAGGGWARSSRRSRAGMASPGWPSSEPPEGTSNARSITFVHYLLRVKSYK
- the LOC134751481 gene encoding uncharacterized protein LOC134751481 isoform X10, translating into MLAWQMLCERYNNPKRLVTNHMRALFDVEPVPSTPSGLRGLESANFLAALRRFIARRGKPKELDFWRRWSRDYIGTLQERTKWRSARGPSLAVDTVVLVRDERLPPCRWRLGKIVATQPGRDGVTRVAVIRTARGDIQRAFNNICPLPTSGEVI
- the LOC134751481 gene encoding uncharacterized protein LOC134751481 isoform X4, which encodes MDDFIAGGDDENQVAETASQVNEILRGANFTLRKWKSNSEVIIKRVSETHTHQNTHTTEFGDKTHKVLGLAWSSDSDELMYTIKENQISHPITKRKVLGVISSIFDPLGLTGPVIVVAKIFIQKLFKAQLDWDTELTQDLIQEWNTFYRDLFLLNQLKISRCTVIPNYVTIQIHGFCDSSIKAYGAAIYIRSSDRVGNVQVHLLYSKSKISPIQPQTIPNLELCSSLLLATHVDKIKRALKCDVSGINLWSDSKITLCWIKNSNPKLTCFVSNRVTKVLSLTNKHEWSWVRSEDNPADLLSRGVAPGKLETNQLWWSGPAWLTQSPDTWPTHDSESLNHAPEAESDVNITLTLAISTESNDTIQYLFHRWSSDKTLIHVLAYILRFIYNTKNKTRTINPNNKLSGPLSVEELKKSDHALIRHAQMESFPHEYKLLQNNKPVLNKSKILSLHPFMKDGLVRVGGRIGLSHYAYEKKHPLILSHEHALTKLLMANAHIRTLHAGPQLLLSTIRERIWPTKGRMLASKIVNKCVPCFRANPKTTNPIMGNLPPSRVNPSPPFAITGIDYGGPYNIRDRTGRGYKVSKCYIAVFICFATKAIHLELITGLESANFLAALRRFIARRGKPKELVSDNSTTFHGASNELKDLQKYLQDSSSELVSHCADEGIKWSFIPVYTPHMGSLWESSIKLTKYHLKRVLGLSLLTYEQFVSILYQVESMVNSRPLCPLPSSNPDYPVLTPAHFLIGKAPNSLPDEDYNHVPKNRLTHYQLLQQITQDFWRRWSRDYIGTLQERTKWRSARGPSLAVDTVVLVRDERLPPCRWRLGKIVATQPGRDGVTRVAVIRTARGDIQRAFNNICPLPTSGEVI
- the LOC134751481 gene encoding uncharacterized protein LOC134751481 isoform X11, coding for MEVQFRSHHKTGLESANFLAALRRFIARRGKPKELDFWRRWSRDYIGTLQERTKWRSARGPSLAVDTVVLVRDERLPPCRWRLGKIVATQPGRDGVTRVAVIRTARGDIQRAFNNICPLPTSGEVI
- the LOC134751481 gene encoding uncharacterized protein LOC134751481 isoform X6; the encoded protein is MLAWQMLCERYNNPKRLVTNHMRALFDVEPVPSTPSGLRGLESANFLAALRRFIARRGKPKELVSDNSTTFHGASNELKDLQKYLQDSSSELVSHCADEGIKWSFIPVYTPHMGSLWESSIKLTKYHLKRVLGLSLLTYEQFVSILYQVESMVNSRPLCPLPSSNPDYPVLTPAHFLIGKAPNSLPDEDYNHVPKNRLTHYQLLQQITQDFWRRWSRDYIGTLQERTKWRSARGPSLAVDTVVLVRDERLPPCRWRLGKIVATQPGRDGVTRVAVIRTARGDIQRAFNNICPLPTSGEVI
- the LOC134751481 gene encoding uncharacterized protein LOC134751481 isoform X7, whose amino-acid sequence is MEVQFRSHHKTGLESANFLAALRRFIARRGKPKELVSDNSTTFHGASNELKDLQKYLQDSSSELVSHCADEGIKWSFIPVYTPHMGSLWESSIKLTKYHLKRVLGLSLLTYEQFVSILYQVESMVNSRPLCPLPSSNPDYPVLTPAHFLIGKAPNSLPDEDYNHVPKNRLTHYQLLQQITQDFWRRWSRDYIGTLQERTKWRSARGPSLAVDTVVLVRDERLPPCRWRLGKIVATQPGRDGVTRVAVIRTARGDIQRAFNNICPLPTSGEVI